GTTGTTTGAGTTTTTGAATTATCATTTATGACTATGTAAAATTTTATTGTACTAGGTGTCTGCTTTTGAGGATCTGTTCAATAACTCTTTCCTAGAGTGAGTTGCTGACATAAAATCTTTATATCTGTGTTTCAACAGAGCAAAGATGCAGAAGTAATGTTAAAGCTTGGAAGTACTCCAGATAAGCGCGAGCAATATCGGCTCATGCGAGATGCAATGGAGAAAAGATTTGTACGAGTTACTCGAGGATCAATAGTTGGTGGAGTCCGCCTTGGCATGTTTACCGCCGCCTTTTGTGGATTGCAGAATTTTTTTGCTGAAAAACGAGGTGTTCATGATGTTTATAATGTTGTTGGGGCTGGTTCTGCCACTGCAGCTACATTCGGTCTTATCAGTAAGTCTTTTTTAGTCTTGATAGTAAGTTTATAGATCTGAGGAATAAAAATTTCAGAATGACTTTTTACTGTTAAAGAATGAATTTTTTGCTTGTTATTTCCAGTGCCGGGTTCACTCTCTTGGCGTGCAAGGAATGTGGTGTTGGGTTCGGTGTTGGGTGCAGTATTTGGCTTCCCAATTGGTAAACCCTTCTAATACTCTGTTTATCCATTATCTGTTTTCCCCCATCTATCCCTTTACTGATGGTGACATTGTATTTATTGCAGAAAAtaaacttttgtaaattttaagCATTATCTTCACCTTGTGTATGTCACTGGAGACCTTCCTACTGCATTTTTTTTCAAAGAAGATATACTTTCAATTGGACACATGAAGAGTTCCACTGctagaaatcaaaattttcttgattttatttttatgatctAGAAGAGTTCAGTTTACTTCTCATGGAAGTTTTTTTTATGTGAAATTCAAATCCTCCGTGAAACTGCCATGATCCAGCTCAACTTTCTGTACCCCCTCCAATCAACTTCTGATTCTGCAATACTTATGAACATATTCATGAGcttattatttaatattgaaGTTTTGTAGATTCGGAGTGCAAGCGACTCATTAAGAAATTTGAACTCGTTTTCATTCAGGTTGGCTTCACTTAAAGCTTGTGGAGAAAGCAAATAAAGGCAGACTGAGAAATACTTCTGAAGTTAGTGATTCCACCGACTCCGACTCAAATAGTGGTGTTGGTGGTGCAATCGAGAAGCTTGAAGAGAACTTAAACAAATGACACTcggacatgaaataaaatctgAATCAAGTCTGCCATCATTGCAC
This genomic interval from Primulina tabacum isolate GXHZ01 unplaced genomic scaffold, ASM2559414v2 Contig369, whole genome shotgun sequence contains the following:
- the LOC142534119 gene encoding uncharacterized protein LOC142534119 — its product is MEAPEKQEESVNSKSPSMVRTVNWGAATVIGIFAGMLYGGSKEASASVSKDAEVMLKLGSTPDKREQYRLMRDAMEKRFVRVTRGSIVGGVRLGMFTAAFCGLQNFFAEKRGVHDVYNVVGAGSATAATFGLIMPGSLSWRARNVVLGSVLGAVFGFPIGWLHLKLVEKANKGRLRNTSEVSDSTDSDSNSGVGGAIEKLEENLNK